From one Bos indicus isolate NIAB-ARS_2022 breed Sahiwal x Tharparkar chromosome 16, NIAB-ARS_B.indTharparkar_mat_pri_1.0, whole genome shotgun sequence genomic stretch:
- the LOC139176261 gene encoding PRAME family member 8-like, whose protein sequence is MSAHNPPRLVNLAAMSLLRDEALAIWSLEYLPMELYPTLFMAAFSLRRSETMMAMVQTWPFARLPLGGLMKKPHQETLEAVLDGLDVLLAQKVQPRKCKLRVLDLRNTGQDFWNMWSGDKYHVTSSSLMASVAKDMPRTKHSLAPLEMYVDLCLKENTWGKCITYLFTWVEQRKGSIHLCCKKMKIVSRSRETIKKVFRIVKLDCIQEVDLNFTQKLSSLAKFAPLLGKMRNVQKLLLSPIHGSAAEEQDHQALLQFTSQILRLQYLRYLRMEGPSFLEGRLNQMLRCLKIPLYNISITNCLLTELDLTHLSQSPKICQLKGLNLSGVTLTNFCPKLIQGLLEKVADTLEELNLNLCGITDSLLTALVPALSCCSQLRVFSICGNLISMAVLQSLLRHTDGLSALRLEFYPAPRESYSSLGILNQERLAQLKAELWQLLTDLGHPRKIWISPSPCPHCGEDVCDHLSPNA, encoded by the exons ATGAGTGCTCACAACCCACCCAGACTTGTGAACTTGGCAGCAATGAGCCTGTTGAGAGATGAGGCCTTGGCCATCTGGTCTTTGGAGTATCTGCCCATGGAGCTCTACCCAACACTATTCATGGCCGCCTTCTCTCTCAGACGCAGTGAGACCATGATGGCCATGGTGCAAACCTGGCCCTTTGCCCGCCTGCCTCTAGGGGGGCTGATGAAGAAGCCTCACCAAGAAACCTTAGAAGCAGTGCTGGATGGACTTGATGTCCTGCTGGCCCAGAAGGTTCAGCCCAG GAAGTGCAAACTGCGGGTGCTGGACTTGAGAAATACTGGCCAGGACTTCTGGAACATGTGGTCTGGAGACAAGTACCATGTGACCTCAAGTTCACTTATGGCATCAGTGGCTAAGGACATGCCAAGGACAAAGCACTCCTTGGCTCCCTTGGAGATGTACGTAGATCTTTGTCTCAAGGAAAATACCTGGGGCAAATGTATCACCTACCTCTTCACGTGGGTGGAGCAGCGGAAAGGCTCCATACACTTGTGCTGTAAGAAGATGAAGATTGTTTCAAGGTCCAGGGAAACTATTAAGAAAGTTTTCCGAATAGTGAAGCTGGACTGTATCCAGGAGGTGGACTTGAATTTCACCCAGAAGCTGTCCTCCCTGGCCAAGTTTGCTCCTCTCCTGGGCAAGATGAGAAATGTTCAGAAACTCCTTCTCTCCCCCATTCATGGGTCTGCTGCTGAGGAACAGGACCATCAGGCTCTTCTGCAATTTACTTCTCAGATCCTCAGACTGCAGTACCTCCGCTATCTCCGTATGGAAGGTCCATCTTTCCTTGAAGGCCGCCTGAACCAGATGCTCAG ATGCCTGAAGATCCCCTTGTACAACATCTCAATAACCAACTGCCTGCTTACAGAATTAGACTTGACCCATCTGTCCCAGAGTCCGAAAATCTGTCAGCTAAAGGGCCTGAATCTGAGTGGTGTTACCCTGACCAACTTTTGTCCCAAGCTCATCCAAGGCCTGCTAGAGAAAGTTGCGGATACTCTTGAAGAGCTGAACTTAAACCTGTGTGGGATCACGGACTCCCTCCTCACGGCTCTTGTGCCTGCCCTAAGCTGCTGCTCCCAGCTCAGGGTCTTCAGCATATGTGGAAACCTCATCTCCATGGCTGTCCTGCAGAGTCTCCTGCGTCATACTGATGGGTTGTCTGCTTTACGTCTAGAGTTTTATCCTGCCCCTCGGGAGAGTTACAGCTCTCTGGGTATTCTTAACCAGGAGAGACTTGCCCAACTAAAAGCTGAGCTTTGGCAGCTCCTTACAGACTTAGGACATCCCAGGAAGATTTGGATTAGCCCCAGCCCCTGTCCTCACTGTGGTGAGGACGTGTGTGATCATCTGAGTCCCAATGCATAA